One region of Planctomycetia bacterium genomic DNA includes:
- a CDS encoding protein kinase: protein MSTPIKQLLPEQWWRIAACVDAYEAASDEGSTDLRNFVGELPHDERPAALAELIKVDVERRQLRGDARTLESYLADYPEVRPELLATSEALPASDDAEASAMPEQAHVGTVPFGVAPAPTERFKGQGSGTLPTNFGSRAAELQSDTSPATETSALDRAAPAAGGAGAGATVIGHGEAVAPEDDPSRAAHTLEVDTAATARSRSAQPVANATKASLGSSRMLSETGVPGGTIGRYRILGTLGAGTFGVVYQCRDEDLKRDVAIKVPRAGRAHASQQTKQFSHEAQSAARLRHPGIVTVLDKGATDDGRTYIVYEFVAGASLQARMQRGGYTHREAALWSAEIAEALHHAHQHGIVHRDIKPANVLLDERGKVKVADFGLAKMDDAFFIDDQGRVLGTVAYMSPEQAAGKSEWSSPQSDIYAVGVVLYELLCRKLPFSKGSTDDILKQVIARPPAPPRTVDDTIPAELERICLKAMAKDPSARYTTSGDMAAELRAAIAPTAPPKVPPRNLYIWGAAGGGALALAALLFFVLRPREQTSLPPATIAKIDRVLQAQLDAVAKDPVVQIDLQRADQGGSHKLLDNDDLPLHEGDKLQIHVALPQPQFVYAYWYDSSGTTVRLWPRDVAAQNPVAKVDIPQGDNEWQTLDAARGYEMLILAVRDEELTDQELQEFERRPAFAASHDLAFKNITVVGSDVAVRSSRGLSAVVTSKKNPLDRDFEQSLQERFDAYYGLAFPHQ from the coding sequence ATGTCCACGCCCATCAAACAACTTTTGCCGGAACAATGGTGGCGGATCGCCGCTTGCGTCGACGCCTATGAGGCCGCGAGCGACGAGGGCTCTACTGACTTGCGCAACTTTGTCGGCGAGTTGCCGCACGACGAGCGCCCCGCAGCGCTGGCGGAGTTGATCAAAGTCGACGTGGAACGGCGGCAACTGCGCGGCGATGCGCGCACGCTGGAAAGCTATCTCGCCGATTACCCCGAAGTCCGCCCGGAGTTATTGGCGACCAGCGAGGCCCTGCCGGCGAGCGACGACGCCGAAGCGTCCGCGATGCCGGAACAGGCGCACGTGGGCACGGTGCCGTTCGGCGTGGCGCCGGCGCCGACCGAGCGGTTCAAGGGACAAGGTTCCGGCACATTGCCGACCAATTTTGGAAGTCGAGCGGCGGAATTGCAATCGGATACCTCGCCGGCGACCGAGACCTCGGCGCTCGATCGCGCGGCGCCGGCTGCCGGGGGCGCTGGAGCGGGTGCAACGGTGATCGGCCACGGCGAAGCGGTCGCGCCGGAGGACGATCCCAGTCGCGCGGCACATACGTTGGAAGTCGATACGGCGGCCACGGCGCGCAGTCGTTCGGCCCAGCCGGTGGCGAATGCTACGAAGGCCAGTCTGGGCTCGTCGCGCATGCTGAGCGAAACCGGCGTGCCCGGCGGAACCATTGGGCGTTATCGGATCCTCGGCACGCTCGGCGCCGGCACGTTTGGCGTCGTCTATCAATGCCGCGACGAGGACCTGAAGCGCGACGTGGCAATCAAAGTCCCGCGAGCCGGCCGCGCTCACGCCAGTCAACAGACGAAGCAATTCTCGCATGAAGCACAGAGCGCCGCGCGATTGCGGCATCCCGGCATCGTCACGGTGCTTGACAAGGGCGCGACCGACGACGGGCGGACGTACATTGTCTACGAGTTCGTCGCCGGCGCTTCGCTGCAAGCCAGGATGCAACGCGGCGGCTATACGCATCGCGAGGCGGCGCTATGGTCGGCCGAGATCGCCGAGGCGCTGCATCATGCCCATCAGCACGGGATCGTGCATCGCGACATCAAGCCGGCCAACGTCCTGTTGGATGAACGCGGCAAGGTGAAAGTCGCCGACTTCGGCCTGGCGAAAATGGACGACGCGTTCTTCATCGACGATCAAGGCCGCGTGCTGGGCACGGTCGCCTACATGAGCCCCGAACAGGCGGCGGGCAAGTCGGAATGGTCCAGTCCACAGTCCGATATCTACGCCGTGGGCGTGGTGCTGTACGAATTGCTCTGCCGCAAACTGCCGTTCAGCAAAGGCAGCACCGACGACATCTTGAAACAAGTCATCGCCCGACCCCCAGCCCCGCCGCGCACGGTGGACGACACGATTCCGGCGGAACTGGAACGCATTTGCCTCAAGGCGATGGCGAAGGATCCGTCGGCGCGTTACACGACGTCCGGCGACATGGCGGCGGAGTTGCGCGCCGCAATCGCACCAACGGCGCCGCCGAAGGTTCCGCCGCGAAACCTTTATATCTGGGGCGCTGCCGGCGGCGGCGCGTTGGCCTTGGCGGCACTGCTGTTTTTCGTTTTGCGGCCACGGGAGCAAACATCACTGCCGCCGGCGACGATCGCGAAGATCGATCGAGTTCTCCAGGCGCAACTCGATGCGGTGGCCAAGGACCCGGTCGTCCAAATCGACTTACAGCGCGCTGACCAAGGCGGTAGTCACAAGCTGCTTGACAACGACGACCTCCCGCTCCACGAAGGGGACAAGCTGCAAATCCACGTCGCGCTGCCGCAGCCGCAATTCGTCTACGCGTATTGGTATGACTCCTCCGGAACAACCGTTCGATTGTGGCCGAGGGACGTGGCCGCACAAAACCCTGTGGCGAAGGTGGACATCCCGCAAGGCGACAACGAGTGGCAAACGCTCGACGCCGCGCGGGGGTACGAGATGTTGATCTTGGCCGTGCGCGACGAGGAATTGACCGATCAAGAGTTGCAAGAGTTCGAGCGCCGTCCCGCGTTTGCCGCGAGCCACGACCTGGCGTTCAAAAACATCACCGTGGTTGGCTCGGACGTCGCCGTGCGAAGCAGTCGGGGACTTTCAGCCGTCGTGACCTCGAAGAAGAATCCGCTGGATCGCGATTTCGAACAGTCGTTGCAGGAACGCTTCGACGCCTACTACGGCCTCGCCTTCCCCCATCAATGA
- a CDS encoding CHAT domain-containing protein, with protein sequence MATSTIIRCLGACLVWFASVGALRAADDPATNVDHGQIFYRQGDYARAAPLLQSALEAIDQGQLSEEQYLARCLTPLVDIYVTSSRFEEALPLAERQLRWFEKLPDDGDTLRQRREFRGRIGDIHAGLGNLEEARKAWRAALEMPEGNARDSGVWRLETQWKLADPATNPLAPRTTQEQLAQDATAIRQQLASAAPPPLDLLVRATKVEASCLAALDQQREALAANRSLLQQFPARPAHPAAFAILIQTASWERELSEFDAAAARLRAELRNLEADDQSLRRAIALKELGLTLKLAGQPHDAANAWKMLIAAEQLYHKLGKPRSDLERYASLDRIRLAYEELGDFADALRAAEAAYELAKSSPAWRRHATDVLGALCTANGQYERAVELLSESLELAKQDPHAPPEALPTTLTNLGNAYRKLGRYDDAEQAFIEVLARCKSLYQPGDLPLAEAQSNVAAIASERGRHAEAIALLREALAGAERAGPSGKPLRAALLQFLAMNYLSQGQKDRAAEHLQAAIDVDPAAPLQSIDAARRAVERYLALALVQLSRNQLPEAERAARAGLDLATLHQLKNDGVYASAERLLGRIALANGRKSAAEKFWLAALHSQEQRRAATEAARTLADLGNLAVREKQFDAAEKYYRRALAQQSDVHDLPILHYNILGNLGQLIYYSKGDHAAGLQLLKQAADLLETPRAATIGGGERQRAEFFARDATVFDLLVDNNLAAGDVATAFRYAERARNRTFLDQLQLAGVDLRDTLPADARAALLQRERELADRLAKSRTELSANHGQPSQAARDKQLGAQVRALQQDFAQVWGEIRDASPFYREILSRRMSIGSLEAVQREAIPPDALMLFYALGDFQSHLLVIGHEPGDVKAFDLVLPEALAADLKLESRALTRATAVRLVDEYLAALRDVEGGRGLAGIVQSPRGLMAPDRGRLVTEVFLPADVRKYIGQRGPDHAIVVPDGALHQLPLECLVITPGNQPVFALDTLPPLTYAPSATILLSLLQRTANAKGGDAAELLSVGNPSYQNGKSTHEIAATRDAFVDFGGQLDELPGTLIECRRAVEAFGADRSLLFVGEQASESAVREHIAGRRYVHLAAHGLVDEQADNLFGAIALTPPATPSVDEDGFLALHEIYALNLNGCELTALSACRTNVGGDRPLEAGSTLARAFLAAGARRVVCSQWNVDDAAGSELVATLWEEIAAMEKSGQRIHYAKALRSAQRRIRQQPELASAYYWSPFVLIGPAVGD encoded by the coding sequence ATGGCGACATCCACTATCATTCGCTGTCTCGGCGCGTGCCTCGTATGGTTTGCGAGCGTTGGCGCGCTGCGCGCGGCGGACGATCCCGCCACGAACGTCGATCACGGTCAGATCTTTTATCGGCAGGGAGACTACGCCCGAGCCGCGCCGCTGTTGCAGAGCGCGCTGGAAGCCATCGACCAGGGGCAATTGAGCGAGGAGCAGTATCTGGCGCGTTGTCTGACGCCATTGGTGGATATCTACGTCACTTCGAGCCGTTTCGAGGAGGCGTTGCCCCTCGCGGAGCGGCAACTGCGCTGGTTCGAAAAGTTGCCGGACGATGGCGACACTCTACGCCAGCGCCGCGAGTTCCGTGGGCGCATTGGCGATATCCACGCCGGCTTGGGGAATCTCGAGGAAGCCCGCAAGGCCTGGCGTGCGGCGCTTGAAATGCCGGAGGGAAATGCGCGCGATAGTGGCGTGTGGCGGTTGGAAACGCAATGGAAACTGGCGGACCCGGCGACGAATCCGCTCGCGCCGCGCACAACGCAAGAGCAACTAGCGCAGGACGCCACGGCGATTCGCCAGCAACTCGCCAGCGCTGCTCCGCCACCGCTTGATTTGCTGGTGCGCGCGACGAAGGTGGAAGCCAGTTGCCTGGCAGCGCTCGATCAACAGCGCGAAGCGCTCGCCGCAAACCGGTCCCTGCTCCAACAATTCCCGGCGCGCCCTGCGCATCCGGCAGCGTTCGCCATCTTGATCCAAACGGCGAGCTGGGAACGGGAACTGAGTGAATTTGACGCCGCCGCGGCGCGGTTACGGGCGGAATTGCGAAATCTGGAAGCGGATGATCAGAGTCTGCGCCGCGCGATCGCGCTCAAAGAACTTGGACTGACGCTGAAACTCGCCGGCCAGCCGCACGATGCCGCCAACGCTTGGAAGATGCTGATTGCGGCCGAACAGCTATACCACAAGTTGGGCAAGCCGCGTAGCGATTTGGAGCGTTACGCGTCGCTCGATCGCATTCGCCTGGCCTACGAGGAATTGGGCGACTTCGCCGATGCGCTCCGCGCGGCGGAGGCCGCCTACGAGCTGGCCAAGTCCTCGCCAGCGTGGCGCCGCCACGCGACCGACGTGCTCGGCGCGCTGTGTACCGCCAACGGCCAATATGAGCGCGCGGTGGAATTGTTGAGCGAAAGCCTGGAACTGGCGAAGCAAGACCCGCACGCTCCGCCCGAGGCCCTTCCCACCACGCTCACGAATCTCGGAAACGCCTATCGCAAGCTCGGCCGCTACGACGATGCCGAGCAGGCCTTTATCGAAGTACTAGCTCGTTGCAAGTCGCTTTACCAGCCGGGCGACCTGCCGCTGGCGGAAGCCCAGAGCAACGTGGCCGCCATCGCCAGCGAGCGCGGCCGTCACGCCGAAGCGATCGCGCTGTTGCGCGAGGCCTTGGCCGGTGCGGAACGCGCTGGACCGAGCGGCAAACCATTGCGGGCGGCGCTGCTGCAATTCCTGGCAATGAATTACCTATCTCAGGGCCAAAAAGATCGGGCCGCCGAACACCTTCAGGCCGCGATCGACGTCGATCCCGCTGCGCCGCTCCAGTCGATCGACGCGGCGCGCCGCGCAGTGGAGCGCTATCTCGCCTTGGCGCTCGTGCAACTCAGCAGGAATCAACTGCCTGAAGCGGAACGCGCCGCGCGCGCCGGGCTTGATCTGGCGACGCTTCACCAATTGAAGAACGACGGCGTGTACGCCTCGGCGGAGCGGTTACTCGGACGAATCGCGCTCGCCAACGGACGGAAGTCGGCGGCGGAGAAGTTTTGGCTCGCCGCGCTCCATTCACAAGAACAGCGCCGCGCCGCCACCGAAGCGGCCCGCACGCTAGCAGACTTGGGCAATCTCGCGGTCCGCGAAAAGCAATTCGACGCCGCCGAAAAATACTATCGCCGCGCCCTGGCCCAACAATCCGACGTGCATGACCTGCCCATCCTGCACTACAACATCCTCGGCAACCTCGGGCAGTTGATCTACTACTCGAAGGGCGATCACGCGGCCGGCCTGCAATTGTTGAAGCAAGCGGCGGACTTGCTGGAGACGCCCCGCGCCGCGACGATCGGCGGCGGCGAGCGGCAGCGAGCCGAGTTCTTCGCACGGGATGCCACGGTGTTCGACCTACTCGTCGACAACAACCTCGCCGCCGGTGATGTAGCGACAGCCTTCCGATATGCGGAACGCGCGCGGAACCGTACCTTCTTGGATCAACTGCAACTTGCGGGCGTCGATCTGCGCGATACGCTGCCTGCCGACGCCCGTGCCGCTTTGTTGCAGCGAGAACGTGAGCTCGCGGATCGCCTGGCCAAGTCCCGCACAGAGTTGTCCGCAAATCACGGCCAACCTTCTCAGGCCGCGCGCGACAAGCAACTCGGCGCGCAGGTCCGTGCGCTGCAACAAGACTTTGCGCAAGTCTGGGGCGAAATTCGCGATGCCAGCCCGTTCTATCGCGAAATATTGTCGCGGCGGATGAGTATCGGCTCGCTCGAAGCAGTTCAACGCGAGGCGATCCCGCCCGACGCGTTGATGCTGTTTTATGCGCTGGGCGATTTTCAGAGCCATCTGCTTGTCATCGGTCACGAGCCTGGCGACGTGAAGGCATTCGATCTCGTACTGCCCGAAGCACTCGCCGCCGACCTCAAACTGGAATCCCGCGCACTGACTCGCGCCACAGCGGTGCGCTTGGTCGACGAGTACTTGGCCGCGCTCCGCGACGTCGAAGGAGGCCGCGGACTGGCCGGCATCGTGCAGTCTCCGCGAGGTCTCATGGCGCCCGATCGCGGCCGCCTGGTGACAGAAGTCTTCCTGCCGGCCGACGTCCGCAAATACATCGGCCAACGCGGACCGGACCACGCCATCGTCGTGCCCGACGGTGCGTTGCATCAACTACCGCTGGAATGCCTCGTGATCACGCCGGGTAATCAGCCGGTGTTCGCGCTCGATACGTTGCCGCCGCTCACCTATGCTCCGTCGGCGACAATTCTGTTGAGCCTTTTACAACGAACCGCGAATGCGAAAGGCGGCGACGCGGCGGAGTTGCTCTCGGTCGGCAATCCGAGCTACCAGAATGGTAAGTCGACTCACGAAATCGCGGCCACGCGCGACGCCTTCGTCGATTTCGGCGGCCAGCTTGACGAGTTGCCCGGCACCTTGATCGAATGCCGCCGCGCCGTGGAAGCCTTCGGCGCAGATCGAAGTCTCCTGTTCGTCGGCGAACAAGCTTCGGAATCAGCCGTCCGCGAACACATCGCCGGTCGCCGCTACGTGCATCTCGCGGCGCACGGTCTCGTTGACGAGCAGGCCGACAATCTCTTTGGCGCGATCGCCCTTACGCCCCCCGCCACGCCGTCGGTCGACGAAGACGGCTTTCTTGCGCTGCATGAAATCTACGCATTGAATCTCAACGGCTGCGAGCTTACTGCGCTCAGCGCCTGCCGCACAAACGTCGGCGGCGACCGTCCGCTGGAAGCCGGCTCGACGCTGGCTAGAGCGTTTCTGGCTGCCGGAGCGCGCCGCGTGGTCTGCAGCCAGTGGAATGTCGACGACGCGGCCGGCAGCGAACTCGTCGCCACGCTCTGGGAGGAAATCGCCGCGATGGAAAAATCCGGCCAGCGAATTCACTACGCGAAGGCGCTCCGCAGCGCCCAGCGCCGCATCCGCCAACAGCCGGAATTGGCTTCGGCCTACTATTGGTCCCCGTTCGTACTCATCGGCCCGGCAGTGGGCGACTAA